The window TTTTATCAAAAAAAGCACTATCACTCTTATATTTGAAAATGATAAGAAATATTATCATAAAAAATAAAAATATTATGTACTCTATTTTTAAAGATAAAGTATAAGAAATATCATAACTATCTTCATTATCATCTATAATCCTACTTGAAACTAGATTGCCAAAAGGGCTTCCATTTCTAATCATTCCTATTTTTTTTATATAATTATTATTTTCTGAAATTTTATTTATGTCTGGATAAACATCATAAATATCACTATTTCTAAATACCTTATCATAATATTTTATTCTAAAATTATARCTATAATTCATTATAGAATTATTAGTTAAAACATAATTAGTAATAGCAGCTTCATCTAAATTATTGTTTACAGTAAATAGTTGATTAATTTCTTCTATATTTAGATTATTTAATTCTAAAGTTTCAGTGATATTTATTTTAAACTCCGATAAATAACCTATTCGCTCTTTATTTCCTAAAAAAGATAATACAATTATTGAAACAGCAAATATAAYAACAAATRCTATATATATTTTAAAAAAWAKAYTTTTATTTTTCATTTTTAATCCCAAAAAATAATAAAGTATATAAAAARTTATAATTTCATTTAATAATTTCTATGATAAAAAATATTTTTYATATTTCAGAATAAAACTTTTGAAAATTATAGTATAAAAATTAATATTGTCAATTATAAAATAAAAAATGGGCAAGAAACTAATATAAAGCTTCTCACCCATAAAAAATTATAAAAGAAAAATTTTATTAATAAACACCATTATAAGCATCTAAATAAATTTGTTTTAATTCTTTCATAAGAGGATAAACCGGATTAGCACCAGTACATTGATCATTAAATGCCTGTTCTACTATATCATCAAGTTTAGCCATAAAGTCTTTTTCAGCTACACCATAATCTTTAATAGACAAAGGTATATCCAAATCTTTCTTAAGACCATTGATAG of the Brachyspira sp. SAP_772 genome contains:
- a CDS encoding iron-containing alcohol dehydrogenase — its product is KYNSNEKPTKQGLFPQYKYPHARERYAFIADMLGLGGKNDNEKVANLIKAINGLKKDLDIPLSIKDYGVAEKDFMAKLDDIVEQAFNDQCTGANPVYPLMKELKQIYLDAYNGVY